ttttatcttttaactttataataaaaacatttaaacataaattatgttattttaaaatgaattttataaaatgaattttaagagCATTCATCCAAATATATACTAAATAAAATCTCATATTAAGATTTTGATTTTGGAGTGAGACCAATTTCCCATTGGGCCATCACGTGGGGTGTGACCTACCAGTCCCCTTAAAGGCAAAGCACCTCACGAGACGGCACCGTATGCACATATTATCAACCCTTATTATTTCAAACTGAACcatccatttctttctttctttctcactCTATGTCTCTCTCATTCGATTCCTCTTTAAGCAACTGATTTCCAGACACAAACACGTGAGCTAACTTCCCTATCCAGAACTTGGACTTTTCCCTAACTTAATCATAACCTCCCATCCCACTCATATATTCAGATATTCAACTatcataattttatgtattttatatgCACACAATATGTGTATCATAGTACATCAAAAAAATGTATGTGTGTATAATAGAAACtagttaataaattatttgaaatattatttaacaatttacataattatttgtaataattaatataaacgcACGTCTTTATTCAATTAtcgttgttttaattttatttttttacttttttttgttactgTGCGAGTTTCCTCTCCTTTACTCTGGTATTTTTCCCCGGCAAGTTAAGATATAAGTCATACCTacgacatttttttataatcatattCCGTCTATAATTAGGTTATCTTATTACCGGTATGTACAGCTATAAGAAAAATTTTTGAGCTAGAATTTGATAAAGTCTTCTCCAGATTAATAATCTCAAATTCGAACCCTGACTttataatttacaaataaagtttgaCCTAATGTTGTAATCTACTGTGGCTATGATATCAACCATTCTTggggtatttttttatattcagattCTTGGGGTATATTTGAGATAACTTTGCTCCGTTGAATTCTAAATAAATGATCGATATAATAGATTTTTGCCCCCTTGTGGGGTAGAAGAATGCTAATTTTCCGCTTTCATTCAACATTGGTACATTATACTACGTCGTAAACCCAACACACAGAATTTTCTAAAATGTATTCATAATTTTAAGAGAACTCAACTTTGAATTTCACATAATATTACTTGCAGTAGTCGATATTTAGATCAACTATGTACGTATCAGTcgtatatatatttaaagacaTATTTATAGTGAGAATAATTAAGAACTGTAAATATCTAAGTCATGATCTGTAGATGATCaggattaaaagataattataatttataagtcatataacctttttaaaaagttatatatatttatctcttaattttaataattatttaaataatagttcatatttttattttttattttcataataatagtTCATATTTGTTAAGAACAATCACTGATCCAAGTCTGAAGACATCTTACAGTCAGGAAAAAGATGCACGTTAACTTGCGGACTTGGAACGGAGAAGAAATTAGCCCCCAGAACCCTCTagctatctttttctttttcaaagaaagGGGGATAAATGGATGTTTCACAACATTGACATATGTGTATCTATACACGTACATATACACTTACCATGAGAATTTTATAAAtgaacaacaaaagaaaaaaaaaatctaactccTTCGTAGATGAACACCTTCTATAACGGTTTATATAAACATACAatagatgaagaaaaagaaaaaggtaatttCAATCAGCAGTTACTACTCTCAACAGTATTAGCTAATTACAGCTTAATTTTCCCTGGCTAGACGCATCGCCCTCAACCAAAAAAATACAATGGTTGTGGGAAATAACTCTTGTCTTTTTTATAGAAGAGTGAAAACCTAACCACAATAATCAACATGCTGCAGAAGGATTGGCGAAGGGGTTATAGAAGTGAGGCTTGGGAGCCATGGAGAAGGGGCTTTTATTCGAACCGTTATCGCTAACGCCACCGAGCCTCTCGCAAGAAGGGCACATGGTGAGTGTGGCAGCAGGCATAGGCATGTACAAGGGTTGAGCTAGTTTCAGTGCCTTCAGCTCTTGCAGCTCCTTCTTTAGCCTCCTGTTTTCGTCCGTCAATGTTTCACAGCATTTCTTTAAGAACTCACAGTCCACCTCCGTTTGCTTCAGCTTTGTTCTGCAACACACAATCCAAAATCTTAATATACACCACAAAGTCATCATGTTATTATCTTATGAATTCAATATTAATAAGCCTTTCTAATTAGACAACAACCAGCAAATGATTGTaggtgttaattaattaattgtttaatttgtaGAACTAAAACTTTATCGTGCCACACATATACGGATATTATTAATTTGTGCTTGATGATTATATATCGTGCCACACgtaattaataaaacattttttatggtGCTGTTTGGTGTACCTGGCTCTCCGATTCTGGAACCACACTTCAACTTGTCGAGGCCGGAGATTTAACTGCCTGGCTAAAGCTTGCTTCTGTTTCTGtaaatccaataaaaaaaattaatattaattaaaatttgcacgGGAGAGgatatagagataaaaaaaataaaataatgaattaattacTTACGGGGTTGAGAGTGCTGTGTTGTTTGAAGCTCTCTTCTAGCAGTGCAGATTGTTCTTTGGTGAGTCTGAGCTTCTTTCTAGCATTGGTTCCATCTTCGTCTTCATCACTCACTCGTGAAGAAACCCTTTCTTCTGCGTCTACCTCCATGTCTTCACAGCTAAGATCTCTCTCCCTCTTGATGACCCTCCCAGTTGAGAAAGACGAAACAACACTGTGAGGTGATGTCTGTCTAGAGAACTCAAGAGGGTCCTCACAATAAACCTTGTTGATGGCAACGTTATTTCTGGGCACGTGGTAACCCTTACCGGACAGCCCCAACGTCAAAGACGGTTCTTTGGAAGGATAAGGTTTCGTTGGAGTTGGCTTGATAAcacaaagatgatgatcatcGGGCTTGGTGGACGGAGCGGTTTCCTTAACACTAGCAGTCAAAGAAAGCCCTAGAACGAGGTGAAGGCCTGAGCTATTGGCATCCTGATCAAGACCCATTTGAGAGAATAAAACGGTGTGGGTTTGGGGGGAGTGATAGATGTACGTGTGAGCTTCTTCAGTTGGGGAATTATAGATGGTGTGTGGTGGTTTAAAGGCTCATGGGATATTTGAAAGGGTCTTAAGAAGAAGAGATAGAGAGGGAATGAATAGGACCTTTTGTGGGGGCGTTGGGTGGGTGGGTGGGTGGCTATGATTATTGTTAATCAAAGGGAGGAATGAGTAGAGAAACGAATCTTGATATATTGGAAATAATA
The nucleotide sequence above comes from Glycine soja cultivar W05 chromosome 11, ASM419377v2, whole genome shotgun sequence. Encoded proteins:
- the LOC114377505 gene encoding homeobox-leucine zipper protein HAT22-like, producing MGLDQDANSSGLHLVLGLSLTASVKETAPSTKPDDHHLCVIKPTPTKPYPSKEPSLTLGLSGKGYHVPRNNVAINKVYCEDPLEFSRQTSPHSVVSSFSTGRVIKRERDLSCEDMEVDAEERVSSRVSDEDEDGTNARKKLRLTKEQSALLEESFKQHSTLNPKQKQALARQLNLRPRQVEVWFQNRRARTKLKQTEVDCEFLKKCCETLTDENRRLKKELQELKALKLAQPLYMPMPAATLTMCPSCERLGGVSDNGSNKSPFSMAPKPHFYNPFANPSAAC